The Hypanus sabinus isolate sHypSab1 chromosome 5, sHypSab1.hap1, whole genome shotgun sequence genome has a segment encoding these proteins:
- the LOC132394016 gene encoding tumor necrosis factor alpha-induced protein 8 isoform X1, which produces MDVGTGPLVVEAVPVAMEVFNSKSLAVQAQKKILGKMASKSIATALIDDTSSEVLDELYKVSKEYTQSKKEAEKIIKNLIKVVIKLVVLNRNNQFNEDEMLLMEKFKKKVHQLAMTVVSFHQVDFTFDRNVLSKLLNDCRDMLHQIIDRHLTAKSHGRVNHVFNHFADCEFLAALYNPFGPYKASLEKICKGVNKMLDDQNI; this is translated from the coding sequence TGGCTATGGAGGTATTCAATTCTAAGAGTCTGGCTGTGCAAGCCCAGAAGAAAATACTTGGCAAGATGGCTTCAAAGTCAATAGCAACAGCATTGATAGATGATACAAGCAGTGAAGTTTTGGATGAATTATACAAAGTAAGCAAGGAATACACACAGAGCAAAAAGGAGGCAGAGAAGATCATCAAAAATCTTATCAAGGTGGTCATAAAATTGGTGGTTCTCAACAGAAATAACCAGTTCAATGAAGACGAGATGTTACTCATGGAAAAGTTCAAAAAGAAGGTTCATCAGTTAGCAATGACTGTTGTCAGTTTCCACCAAGTTGACTTTACTTTTGATCGTAATGTTTTGTCCAAACTTTTGAATGATTGCAGAGACATGCTTCATCAGATTATTGACCGCCATCTAACAGCTAAGTCACATGGACGTGTCAATCATGTTTTTAATCACTTCGCAGATTGTGAATTCTTGGCTGCCCTTTACAATCCATTTGGACCTTACAAAGCTTCCCTGGAGAAAATATGTAAGGGTGTGAACAAAATGTTAGATGATCAAAATATATAA
- the LOC132394016 gene encoding tumor necrosis factor alpha-induced protein 8 isoform X2 yields MDPAANGIKEVAMEVFNSKSLAVQAQKKILGKMASKSIATALIDDTSSEVLDELYKVSKEYTQSKKEAEKIIKNLIKVVIKLVVLNRNNQFNEDEMLLMEKFKKKVHQLAMTVVSFHQVDFTFDRNVLSKLLNDCRDMLHQIIDRHLTAKSHGRVNHVFNHFADCEFLAALYNPFGPYKASLEKICKGVNKMLDDQNI; encoded by the coding sequence TGGCTATGGAGGTATTCAATTCTAAGAGTCTGGCTGTGCAAGCCCAGAAGAAAATACTTGGCAAGATGGCTTCAAAGTCAATAGCAACAGCATTGATAGATGATACAAGCAGTGAAGTTTTGGATGAATTATACAAAGTAAGCAAGGAATACACACAGAGCAAAAAGGAGGCAGAGAAGATCATCAAAAATCTTATCAAGGTGGTCATAAAATTGGTGGTTCTCAACAGAAATAACCAGTTCAATGAAGACGAGATGTTACTCATGGAAAAGTTCAAAAAGAAGGTTCATCAGTTAGCAATGACTGTTGTCAGTTTCCACCAAGTTGACTTTACTTTTGATCGTAATGTTTTGTCCAAACTTTTGAATGATTGCAGAGACATGCTTCATCAGATTATTGACCGCCATCTAACAGCTAAGTCACATGGACGTGTCAATCATGTTTTTAATCACTTCGCAGATTGTGAATTCTTGGCTGCCCTTTACAATCCATTTGGACCTTACAAAGCTTCCCTGGAGAAAATATGTAAGGGTGTGAACAAAATGTTAGATGATCAAAATATATAA
- the LOC132394016 gene encoding tumor necrosis factor alpha-induced protein 8 isoform X3: MAMEVFNSKSLAVQAQKKILGKMASKSIATALIDDTSSEVLDELYKVSKEYTQSKKEAEKIIKNLIKVVIKLVVLNRNNQFNEDEMLLMEKFKKKVHQLAMTVVSFHQVDFTFDRNVLSKLLNDCRDMLHQIIDRHLTAKSHGRVNHVFNHFADCEFLAALYNPFGPYKASLEKICKGVNKMLDDQNI; the protein is encoded by the coding sequence TGGCTATGGAGGTATTCAATTCTAAGAGTCTGGCTGTGCAAGCCCAGAAGAAAATACTTGGCAAGATGGCTTCAAAGTCAATAGCAACAGCATTGATAGATGATACAAGCAGTGAAGTTTTGGATGAATTATACAAAGTAAGCAAGGAATACACACAGAGCAAAAAGGAGGCAGAGAAGATCATCAAAAATCTTATCAAGGTGGTCATAAAATTGGTGGTTCTCAACAGAAATAACCAGTTCAATGAAGACGAGATGTTACTCATGGAAAAGTTCAAAAAGAAGGTTCATCAGTTAGCAATGACTGTTGTCAGTTTCCACCAAGTTGACTTTACTTTTGATCGTAATGTTTTGTCCAAACTTTTGAATGATTGCAGAGACATGCTTCATCAGATTATTGACCGCCATCTAACAGCTAAGTCACATGGACGTGTCAATCATGTTTTTAATCACTTCGCAGATTGTGAATTCTTGGCTGCCCTTTACAATCCATTTGGACCTTACAAAGCTTCCCTGGAGAAAATATGTAAGGGTGTGAACAAAATGTTAGATGATCAAAATATATAA